Proteins co-encoded in one Luteolibacter sp. Y139 genomic window:
- a CDS encoding HupE/UreJ family protein, translating to MIDAPSLLSGPWPLAHSMIKGLGEFQNGFIHPFMTPVHVLALVTFGLWLSRLKPFEPAKEVGTFAASSALGLIAVLVFPRFTLPLLPLLLATMAVAGVISSGWREPRGIRLAGLAVAGALLGIESAPDFWLARADACKSAAGSWAALQVGLLCVSYYTSLLPDRKWASYGVRIIASWVIAIAVMVIAFLYRRAS from the coding sequence ATGATCGATGCTCCCTCCCTACTGAGCGGCCCGTGGCCGTTGGCTCACTCGATGATCAAGGGCCTGGGCGAGTTTCAGAATGGCTTCATTCACCCCTTCATGACGCCCGTGCACGTGCTGGCACTGGTGACCTTTGGCCTGTGGCTCAGTCGGCTGAAGCCGTTTGAACCGGCGAAGGAAGTCGGCACGTTTGCAGCGTCATCGGCCTTGGGTCTCATCGCGGTGCTGGTATTTCCGCGGTTCACCCTGCCCTTGCTGCCGCTGCTGTTAGCCACCATGGCCGTGGCCGGAGTGATTTCCAGCGGCTGGCGTGAACCGCGTGGCATCCGCCTCGCCGGTCTCGCCGTGGCCGGAGCACTACTCGGGATCGAGTCTGCTCCGGACTTTTGGCTCGCGCGCGCGGACGCCTGCAAGAGCGCCGCGGGCTCATGGGCCGCCCTCCAGGTCGGCCTCCTCTGCGTCTCCTACTACACCTCTCTCCTGCCCGATCGCAAGTGGGCGAGCTACGGTGTGCGCATCATCGCCTCATGGGTCATCGCCATCGCAGTGATGGTGATCGCCTTCTTGTATCGGCGGGCCTCTTGA